One part of the Ornithodoros turicata isolate Travis chromosome 2, ASM3712646v1, whole genome shotgun sequence genome encodes these proteins:
- the LOC135385042 gene encoding mothers against decapentaplegic homolog 6-like — protein MGEQSKAPLEKLIRDYGVQGGVGPLYPVNRPWLHVSYDEASPPHSCKEETLSIGSLAKTRTTPCKEAVARTRAKIGLGVTLLRERDGVWVYNQSEHAVFVNSPTLDGPNVRNLTVFKATPCAVFDWERAALYRHHYQRHPPNEPFDTDSVHISFVKGWGNNYSRRIVTSCPCSLELLFRVPAR, from the exons ATGGGGGAGCAATCGAAGGCTCCTCTGGAGAAGCTGATACGTGATTACGGAGTACAGGG CGGGGTCGGGCCCCTCTACCCGGTGAACAGGCCATGGCTGCACGTGTCCTATGACGAAGCATCACCTCCACACTCCTGCAAGGAAGAGACGCTGAGCATTGGGTCCCTGGCCAAGACCCGCACGACCCCATGCAAGGAAGCAGTCGCTCGCACGAGGGCCAAGATAGGCCTCGGTGTGACGCTGCTCAGAGAGCGAGATGGGGTCTGGGTCTACAACCAGTCGGAACATGCCGTCTTCGTCAACTCTCCCACTCTAGACGGTCCAAACGTGCGGAACCTGACCGTTTTCAAG GCTACTCCTTGCGCGGTCTTCGACTGGGAGCGGGCGGCGCTGTACCGCCACCACTACCAGAGACACCCTCCAAACGAGCCGTTTGACACAGACTCGGTGCACATCTCGTTTGTCAAGGGATGGGGCAACAATTACTCGAGACGGATCGTCACATCGTGCCCCTGCTCTCTGGAACTCCTTTTCCGTGTGCCAGCGAGGTGA